Genomic DNA from candidate division WOR-3 bacterium:
TCGGACCGAACTGTTTATGAAAACCTCGAGTTTGTTTTGCGGGCAATAAATACTCAGCCTGATATGATTCCTGCTAAAATTCAAGAGACCCTCGCTCAACTCGGTCTCGTTCATAAAAAGAATTCCTATCCTCATGAGTTATCAGGCGGAGAACAGCAAAAGGTTTCTATTGCTCGGGCACTGGTGAAATCCCCTGACATTGTCCTTGCCGATGAGCCCACAGGAAATATCGATCCTAAGGCAGCTGACGATATTTTGAACATCCTCAAAGATATAAATTATCAGGGAACAACAGTTATTATGGCAACTCACGATGCTGATATTGCAGAACGAACCCAGCGACGTCGT
This window encodes:
- the ftsE gene encoding cell division ATP-binding protein FtsE, with product MSVESSPVIELVGVFKYFQGEWPALTDINLTVYQGDFLFLLGATGAGKTTLLRLLYRHELPDAGTVKVLGYDLTVMKEKEIPNLRRRLGIIFQDFKLLSDRTVYENLEFVLRAINTQPDMIPAKIQETLAQLGLVHKKNSYPHELSGGEQQKVSIARALVKSPDIVLADEPTGNIDPKAADDILNILKDINYQGTTVIMATHDADIAERTQRRRVTLDAGRIVRDEG